From a single Oreochromis niloticus isolate F11D_XX linkage group LG4, O_niloticus_UMD_NMBU, whole genome shotgun sequence genomic region:
- the ubald2 gene encoding UBA-like domain-containing protein 2 yields MSVNMEELRHQVMINQFVLTAGCAADQAKQLLQAAHWQFETALSSFFQEANVPGHHHQMMCTPRNTPATPPNFPDAITMFSKLRASECGSGTGSGPSQVSMACSPPAHSSTVGFGSFWASSPPSHQPAWLPPSSPTGHHMHHNHYHHMQQTPMWPPVSQPNGSQQAPVVSALHGQR; encoded by the exons ATGTCGGTGAATATGGAAGAACTGAGGCACCAAGTGATGATAAACCAGTTTGTTTTGACGGCTGGCTGCGCCGCCGATCAGGCGAAGCAGCTCCTCCAGGCGGCCCACTGGCAGTTCGAG ACGGCCTTGAGCTCCTTCTTCCAGGAGGCCAACGTCCCCGGGCATCATCACCAGATG ATGTGCACTCCCAGAAACACCCCCGCCACGCCGCCCAACTTCCCCGACGCCATCACCATGTTCTCCAAACTGCGGGCGTCCGAGTGTGGCTCCGGCACGGGCAGCGGGCCCTCCCAGGTGTCCATGGCGTGCTCTCCACCAGCCCACTCCTCCACGGTGGGATTCGGCTCCTTCTGGGCATCCTCGCCGCCCAGCCACCAGCCGGCCTGGCTGCCCCCGTCATCTCCCACGGGCCACCACATGCACCACAATCACTACCACCACATGCAACAGACTCCCATGTGGCCCCCCGTCTCCCAGCCCAACGGCTCCCAGCAGGCCCCCGTCGTATCTGCGCTTCACGGACAGAGATGA
- the foxj1a gene encoding LOW QUALITY PROTEIN: forkhead box protein J1-A (The sequence of the model RefSeq protein was modified relative to this genomic sequence to represent the inferred CDS: inserted 3 bases in 2 codons), which produces MLSLSCAEPWPEGSVGLEEEVVTAAAQAEERDGVSGTDSSSCSVSLDDSLTSLQWLQEFSILGTNVPHHAHHQHHLFGHQQLGSEAPAXPLAGDPASIGMPLTPGKPTAAAYSRMQPLPGIVAHGHCPDDVDYKTNAHIKPPYSYATLICMAMQASKKSKITLSCIYKWITDNFCYYRHADPTWQNSIRHNLSLNKCFIKVPRQKDEPGKGGFWKIDPQYAERLLSGAYKKRRMPPVQINPALQNRLRVNVQPQPRGQIGLCVNPESQRLLREFEEATGADQNWDPHLAEGTMLGSWPVVRGRCGLKRKQGSRNGAAKAPVGPAXPLLSMDEQKEIGPLKGDFDWDALLDSALSGELSLEGGEPLSPIMKEEDLTVRGTHISPVEAPAGSAEAERSNNMSDFDEETFLATAFLENPWPEEEEDHGRSDFLCSSTVNLDQLFGLEDSLGGDPSSRIDTLL; this is translated from the exons ATGCTGTCCCTGAGCTGTGCCGAACCGTGGCCTGAAGGCTCCGTGGggctggaggaggaggtggtaaCGGCGGCGGCTCAGGCTGAGGAGCGGGACGGAGTCAGCGGCACCgacagcagcagctgctccGTCAGCCTGGACGACAGTCTGACCAGCCTGCAGTGGCTGCAGGAGTTCTCCATCCTCGGCACCAATGTGCCGCACCACGCGCACCACCAGCACCACCTGTTCGGCCACCAGCAGCTGGGGTCTGAGGCGCCAG TCCCCCTGGCCGGGGACCCGGCCTCCATCGGGATGCCGCTGACCCCGGGGAAGCCCACGGCGGCGGCCTACAGCAGGATGCAGCCACTGCCTGGCATCGTGGCACACGGACACTGTCCGGACGACGTGGACTACAAAACCAACGCGCATATCAAGCCGCCGTATTCCTACGCCACCCTCATCTGCATGGCCATGCAGGCCAGCAAGAAGAGCAAGATCACGCTGTCCTGCATCTACAAGTGGATCACTGACAACTTCTGCTACTACCGCCATGCTGACCCCACCTGGCAG AACTCGATCCGACACAACCTCTCGCTCAACAAGTGCTTCATCAAGGTGCCGCGGCAGAAGGACGAGCCCGGGAAGGGGGGTTTCTGGAAGATTGACCCGCAGTACGCTGAGCGCCTCCTGAGTGGTGCCTACAAGAAGAGACGAATGCCGCCCGTCCAGATCAACCCGGCCCTGCAGAACAGACTCAGGGTGAACGTGCAGCCTCAGCCCAGAGGGCAGATCGGGCTTTGCGTCAACCCAGAGTCCCAAAGGCTTCTTCGGGAGTTCGAAGAGGCAACGGGCGCTGATCAGAATTGGGACCCCCATCTGGCTGAGGGGACCATGCTGGGGTCCTGGCCGGTGGTCAGGGGAAGGTGTGGGCTTAAGAGGAAGCAGGGCTCCAGAAATGGTGCCGCCAAAGCCCCCGTCGGTCCAGC CCCTCTGCTCTCCATGGATGAACAGAAGGAGATTGGACCTCTGAAGGGGGACTTTGACTGGGACGCCCTTCTGGATTCGGCCCTCAGCGGGGAGCTCAGTTTGGAAGGTGGTGAGCCTCTGAGCCCCATCATGAAAGAGGAGGACCTAACAGTGCGGGGAACCCACATTTCCCCCGTTGAAGCCCCTGCAGGCTCAGCAGAGGCAGAGAGGAGTAACAACATGTCTGACTTTGATGAGGAGACCTTCCTTGCCACAGCCTTCCTGGAGAACCCCTGgccggaggaggaggaggatcaTGGCCGCAGTGATTTCCTCTGTAGCTCCACCGTCAACCTAGACCAGCTGTTTGGGCTCGAGGACTCATTAGGTGGGGACCCCAGCAGCAGGATCGACACTCTCCTTTGA